GGGGTGGAAAAATTCTGGAGAATATATTCGAAAAGATAATCTTCCCATAGGTGAGAGACATCCGGTCCGATGCGGATGGCGTCGCACAAGCCAAGCGCGGGAAGGATGGGCACCCCGCAGGTTAAGAGGTAGGCGTCCTCACCCAGGGCTTCCCGCATTTTGCCAAGCACGTTACGGAATGCCAGTTCGCGGGGTATGCGTGCATGCCGGACCCCATTCATCGCCCCTCCGTAAAGGAAGTCCAATTTTATGTAGTCAAAGCCCCAGCGGCGCACCCGGCTCATGAGGTCGACCAGCCACGAGATTACGTCAGGATGCGTCACGTCTAGTGTGTAGATATTGTGCCCCCAAACGTTAAATCCAGTTGTGACATAATTCCCCGCCTCATCTTTTACAACCCAGTCTTCATGATCGGCGAAAAGTGTTGAGCTGTCTGAAATCAATAATGGCGCCAGCCAGAGCCCGGCTGTCCTGCCTGTGGATTTGATCTTGTCCGCCATCGCGGCCATGCCCGAAGGGAATTTTTCATTCGGTTCCCAATCTCCGATATCCTTCTGCCAGCCGTCGTCGATTTGAATTGCATCGAAGGGCAGATCGCCTAATAAGTCGATCGTCTGAATCAAATTCCTTTCGGTGATATAGGAATAGAATCCGTACCAGGAACACCATACGCGTGGTGAAGCAGGCTTTCCCGTGATCCCGAAACGCTTGCCCAATAGTGCAGTGTATTCGCTGAAGACCGAATCTTCGTCTCCGTAGGCACAGAGCCATTCTGCTTCACCCGCCTCGCTGCGCCCTTGGAGTTGATTCGCTTTCAGAAAAACATGCGTATCCGTGGAAAGCGCGCCAAGGATGAGGACTTTGCCATTGGAAAATTCAACGGCGCCGAGCCACGAACCGTGAGGGTCTTCTTCGAGCGAATAAACTGCATCGGTTTGGTAGGGGTGAAGTATATGTGGTTTTTGGATTGGGAGCGGGGAGGATACTTCCGTCCATGCGGCGAGCGACCAGGATTGCCATCCATGCCTGTAATATCGGAGTGGTGTCTCCGGCAGTTCGATTTCGATTTCTTTCGCCTTGTAGAGTTTTGTTTTCTCGATATCGGATAATTTTATGTTCATGGTCGGTTCTGCTTATTCTAAAGGAAAATTGGCTGACCATAAAAACCTACCCTTGACTATTAAAAATCCGTAAGGTATATTGTATATGTCACATTCGGAAGAGATTCCTTGTTCCCATGTATGAATTCGACAAAATAGATATAAAAATCGTCAATTTACTCCTGGAAGACGGGCGTATGTCCGCTTCTGAAATGGCTCGCCGCATGGGGGATATATCCGAACGTGCGATTCGATATCGTGTAGACAAGATGATCGAAGAGGGCGTGATCCAGATCAGCGCGGTAGTCAACCCCGAAGCGCTGGGATACAACATCAAGGCGGATGTCTGGCTGGAGGTCGAAGCGGATACAGTTTTGGATGTTGCCCGAAAAATGACATCCTTCGAAAACGTGACGTACGTAGCCTGCGGCATCGGGCAGAATGACATCAGCATTCAGGTGGTGGCAAAAGACACATCGGAGATCTACCATTTCGTCACCGAAGTGGTGCGCAAGGTCCCCGGCGTGCGAAAGACGACGACTTCCATCGTGCCGATCATTCTCAAAGATGTTTACCAGTGGAGAGTGCCTGAGCGAATAGCAAAAGAATTGCCAGAGAACGAAACAGTAACCGCATCCAAGTAATTCCGCTATGCGGCGATAAGCCGCAAACCGATAAAAGGAGCTAGCATGTTCGGTTCAAAGACTCAGGCGCTGCAGAGGCGCGCACTTAAGGTTGCACCGCTTGGGGTGAATTCCAATTTTCGATATTGGGGGGAGGGTATCACCCCTTACGTTCAGAAAGCCAAGGGCGGCTATTTGTGGGACGTGGACGACAAAAAATACATCGATTATCGCATGGCGTTCGGTCCAATCATCCTGGGCCACTCTTATGACGAGGTGGATCAGAAGGTTATCGAAGAGATTCAAAAAGGTGTCCTGTTCGCCATGACGGGCGAACTCGAGATCGCTGTGGAAGAAATGATCGCAGAGATGGCTCCCGCTGTGGAGATGGTTCGTCTCGCGTGTTCAGGCACCGAAGCGACCATGCATGCCATCCGTGTGGCGCGCGCCTTTACCGGGCGGGATTTGATTTTGAAGTTCGAAGGAAATTATCACGGCTTCCATGACCATACTTTGTGGTCCACCTATGCGCCTGCTGAAGCCTATGGCAATCGCCGCAGTCCCATCCCGGTTCCAGCTTCGTCGGGAATTCCCAAGTCCATGCGCGAATTCATCATTACGCTGCCGTTCAACGATTTTGAAGGCTTCGAGCGGGCGATGCGTTCGTACGGGGAGCAGATCGCAGCGGTGATTTCAGAGCCGTGCCAGGGCAATTGTGCAGCGATCAATCCGCAGGATGGATTCCTCGAATTGATCCGGAAGAAGACGGAAGAATACGGCTGTGTCTTTATCCTGGATGAAGTGAAGACGGGATTCCGCATCGCCAATGGCGGGGCGCAGGAATATTACCGCCTCAAACCGGACCTCGCGACTTATGCCAAAGCCCTGGGCAATGGCTACCCGATCGCTGCCTTCGGCGGCAAAAAAGAGATCATGTCCATAATCGGGCACGGTGTGGCACAAGGCGGGACCTATACCAACAACAAACCTGGCGTGGCTGGCGCGTATGCGACATTGAACCTGATCAAGTCCAAACCGATCCTTAAAACCATCGAAAAACGCGGTCAACGCCTGATGGACGGCTTGAAGGAAATCTTCGAAGAGAACGATATCCCAGCCGTGTTCACCGGCTACCCGGCAATGTTCTCCTTCTCGCTCGGCGTCGAATCGGTGACTTGTCAACGCGACTGGCAGGAAAGCGACCGCGACCTGTATCTCAACCTGGTCGAAAAAGCCATTGAGAAAGGCATCATGCCCGACCACGATGCCCGTGAACCGTGGTTCTTATGTTATTCACACTCTGATTCTGACCTCGATGAAACGTTAAATGTTTATGCCGAGATCGTGAAGGAAGTGAAGAAGTGAACGAGTTACAAGTTTAAGGTTGCAGGTTGATGGTTTAACTTTCGGCTTGCATCCTTAAACTTCAAACCGAGGAAACCCATGTCCAAACTATCCACTCAAGAAATTGTTGATCTCAGCAAGGAATACACCTTCTTCTCCTGGTCTGTGCAGGGGCAGGTCAATCCCATTCCTGTTGAAAAGGCAGAGGGACTCTATTTCTGGGATACAGATGGAAAACGCTACATCGATTTTTCGTCGCAGTTGATGAACACCAATATCGGTCATCAGCATCCTAAGGTGGTGAAGGCCATCCAAGATCAGGCGGCAAAACTCTGTTTTGTGCATCCTGGCAATACAACCGATGTCCGCGCTTTGCTCGGCAAGAAGCTTGCGGAAGTGACGCCCGGGGATCTGAAAAAAACCTTCTTTGCCCTTGGCGGCGCGGAAGCGAACGAGAACGCCATCAAGATCGCCCGTTTCTATACGGGACGTCACAAGATCCTGGCTCGGTATCGCTCCTATCACGGAGCAACGCACGGCTCGATTTCCTTGACTGGTGATTATCGCCGCCTTGCCGTAGAACCGTCCATGCCAGGCGGAGTCCACTTCCTTGATCCATTCTGTTATCGATGTCCATTCGGGCAGAAGCCGGATTCGTGCAAGCGCGAGTGTATTTCTCATTTGGAGGAAGTCATTAAGTATGAAGGACCCGACAAGATTGCCGCGATTATCATGGAAGGCGTGGTCGGTTCAAACGGGATCATTGTCCCGCCGGATGATTATTGGCCTCGCGTCCGGGAACTGTGCGATAAGTACGGCATCCTGCTGATCTCGGACGAAGTCATGAGCGGATGGGGTCGCACGGGCAAATGGTTCGCGGTGGACAATTGGAATGTTGTTCCAGACATCATCACCACCGCCAAGGGCATCACCAGCGGTTATGCGCCGCTCGGCGCCGTGATCGTCTCTGAGAAGATCGCCAAATTCTTTGACGATAAATATTTGTATGCAGGTCTGACGTACAGCGGCCATGCGCTTTCCTGCGCCGCCGCGTTGGCAACCATCGAGGTCTATGAAGAGGACAAACTCATAGAGAACGCCGCGCTCATGGGCAAATATCTCGGCGAAGCGTTGGAAGATATCAAAGCGAGACACGTCTCGGTGGGTGATGTGCGTTACATCGGTCTGTTCTCGACGATTGAATTGGTGAACAATCGTGAAACAAAGGAAAGTTTTTCGCCAACGGTCATGGCAGAGGTGGGAAAAATCCTGCGCCAAAACGGACTCTTCACCTTTATCATGGCGAACAACATGGGGAGCATGGTCTTCGTGGTGCCGCCGCTGTGCATCAAGCAGGAACAGCTTGACGAAGGTCTGTCCATTGTGGAGAACGCGTTGGAAGTGGCAGACAAACAAGTGAAGTAATTCGACGTCCGGTATTTGTAAATCATGTGATCGAACGTCGTTTTTGGAGAATACATGGAAATCCTCAACTATATCAACGGCGAATGGGTCAAGCCCAACGTCAAAGAGCATGTGGACGTGATCAACCCGGCAACGGGACATGTCATCGCAAAGACCCCGCTCGGCACAAAAGCGGATGTGGACGCGGCAGCGAAGGCGGCAAGTGAGGCGTTTGCCTCATGGCGTAGAACGCCGGTCAATGACCGTGTGCAATATTTGTTCAAACTTCGCAATTTGATGCGTGAGAACGGCGACAAGATCGCGGAACTTATTACGAACGAATGCGGCAAGACGTTCGAAGAAGCCAAAGCCGAGATGGTGCGGGCTTATGAAAATGTGGAAGTCGCCTGCGGTATGCCGCACATGAGCAAGGGTGAATTCGTGGAAGACATTGCTCCCGGCATCGACGAGATCATGATCCGCCAGCCTGTGGGAGTGTGCGCCACCATCGCTCCGTTCAACTTTCCCGGCATGATTCCGTTCTGGTATCTGCCCTATGCGCTTGCCGCAGGCAACACCTACATCGTCAAGCCGTCTGAAAAAGTGCCGATGACGATGCAGTTCATCTTCAAACTCATCGAGCAGGTTGGCTTCCCCAAGGGAGTGGTCAATATGGTCAATGGTGCGAAAGAAACCGTGGACGGCATTCTTGAACATCCCGCCATTCGCGCCATCACCTTCGTCGGTTCGACCAACGTGGCGAAGTACATTTACTCGACCGCTGCGGCTCATGGCAAACGTGTGCAGGCACAAGGCGGAGCGAAGAATCCAGTCATTATTTTGCCCGATGCCGATATGGAGATGGCGACAAAGATCGTCGCCGACTCAGCCTTCGGGTGTGCGGGTCAGCGCTGCCTGGCGGTTTCCCTCGTTGTGACCGTTGCCGAGGCAAAGAATGAGTTTACCGAATTGATCTGTGATGCCGCCTCGTCGCGTGTGGTGGGGTACGGCATGGATTCGGGAGTCCAGATGGGACCGGTCATCAACACCGCGTCAATGGGCAGGATCGAGCAATTGATAGGACTCGGCGTTAAGGAAGGAGCAGGCGTCCCCGTGGATGGACGCGGGACGAAGGTCAAAGGCTATGAGGGTGGATCCTTCGTCCGCCCGACGATCCTGTCCGAAGTCCAGCCTGGAAGCGAGATTTGGAAGACGGAGATCTTTGGTCCCGTGCTCAGTCTCATGCATGTCAATACGATTGATGACGCCATCCAACTTGCCAACAGCGGCGTGTATGGCAACCAAGCCAGTTTGTTCACCACGAGCGGCAATGCGGCGCGCCGTTTCCGCTATGAGGTGGAGGCGGGCAACATCGGCATCAATATCGGCGTGGCGGCACCGATGGCGTTCTTCCCCTTCAGCGGCTGGAAGGACAGTTTCTTCGGCGACATGCATGGCCAAAGCACGGATGCGGTCGAGTTCTTCACGCAGAAAAAAGTAGTGGTGGAGAGGTGGCCGAAAGAATGGAGCAGGAAGTTCTAACGGAGTCGAACGTCTCCCGACGTTAACGCAAAGTCGGAAAGATTGCGCTCTGAATTGATGAGGATGTATGGCATACGACTACGAAGACGCATTGGATTATTCATCGCGCTGGCTCGATGTGATTCTTAGGAACGATTTTCCAAGCGTGGAGGAAGCGCATGGAATCATCGCTGAGTCGAAGAATAATTTTGCAGAGCATTACAACCGCAATTGGCTTGAATATCGAAAGTCGGTGACCGAGGCTGGCGATTGGGCGGCGGTCGAGTGGAGCGGTTCAGGCGCGGTGTTCAAGGACGTTTTGGGACGCGAATATCTGGATTTCCTCGGCGGCTTTGGCATGATGGACCTGGGATGGAGTCATCCCGATGTGATCCGTACGGTTAAAGCGCAGTTGGACCGCTCTCCGATGCCTTCCCAGGAGTTGCTCGATCCGTTGCGCGGTGTGCTTGCGAAATTGCTGGCGAGCATTTCACCGGGAGATTTGAAATACAGTTGGTTCGGGGCAAGTGGTACAGAAGCTAATGAAGCCGCGATGAAGATCGCCAAACTGTATACCGGCAAAACCGCGTTCATTGTGGCGGTCAAGGGCTTTCACGGCAAGACGATGGGATCGCTATCGCTAATGGGCAAATCCGATTACCGTGCCCCGATGGGACCGATGTACGCCGGTCAGGTTTATCACGTGCCATTCGGCGATGCGGATGCGGTCGAAAAGCAGCTTGAGATTTGCGACAAAGTCGGGATCGGTGTCGCAGCAGTGATGTTTGAGCCGATCCAGGGCGAATCGGGTGCGATCGTCCCGCCGGATGATTTCTGGCATCGCGTTCGTGTCGTAACGAAAAAGTATGGTGTGCTGTTAATAGCTGATGAAGTGCAAACAGGTCTGGGCCGCACCGGGAGGTTGTGGGGCGTTGAACATTGGAATGTGACCCCGGATATTTTGACCGTGGCAAAGTCATTGGGCGGCGGTGTGATGCCCATCAGTGCCGTGACGACCACTGAAGAGATCTATCGTCCGATGATGTATCCGAATCCGTTCATGCATACCACCACCACTGGCGGCGGCGCGCTGGCTTGTTCGGCGGCGATCTCGGCGATCCATGTGACTTTGCGCGAACGGCTGTGGGAGAAGGCCGCCGAAAAAGGCGATTATCTGATCGAAAAAATTAACGAACTCTCTCTGCAATATCCGCAAATTTATGAGAAAATAACAGGCAAAGGCTTGCTGATCGGCATGCACTTCAAGAATCCGGAAACCGGTTACAAGGTTGCGGCGGGTTTGTTCAAACGAAGGGTTGTTGTGGCTGGAACGCTGACCAGTGCGCAGACCATCCGCGTCGAGCCGCCGCTTGTGGTGACCCGGGAGCAGATGGATGCCTTTTTGGAGAGGCTTGAGGATACCTTGAAAGAAATCAAGTAATGAGACCTGTCAGACCTCATTTGAAAACATGTAGAAAAGAATAATATTGCAGAGACCTGACCGGTCTTCGCATCAGGAGAAGAGAGATGACGAGTGAATTTGCTGTTGAAATGCGTGATGTAGTGAAACGATTCGTAACCCCTGAGGGGAATGAAATCGCCGCTGTGGATCACGTCACCATGCAGATCAAGAACGGCGAGTTTTTCTCCATGCTCGGTTCCTCCGGATGCGGCAAGACAACCTCCCTGCGCATGATCGCAGGTTTCGAATGGCCCTCGGAAGGAGAGGTCTTTATCGAAGGCAGGCCGATGGGGCATACGCCTCCATTTCAGAGGAAGGTGAACACAGTTTTTCAGAGTTACGCCCTTTTCCAGCACATGACCGTCTATCAAAATGTGGCATTCGGGCTGGAGATGGAGGGAGCCGACAAGAGTGAAATCGATAAGCGCGTCAGACGCGCCCTGGATATGGTGCAATTAACCGGCATGGAACGCCGCCGTCCAAAACAACTCTCGGGCGGGCAGCAGCAGCGTGTGGCTGTGGCGAGGGCGTTGGTCAAGACTCCTGATGTTCTGTTGCTTGACGAACCGCTTGGCGCGCTGGATCTGAAACTCCGCAAAGAAATGCAGTTGGAACTAAAGGCGCTTCAACAACAGCTCGGCATCACATTCATTTATGTCACCCACGACCAGGAAGAGGCATTAACCATGTCCGACCGCATCGCGGTGATGAGTAAGGGGCGCGTTCAACAACTGGCGACTCCTGTGGAGATCTACGAGCGGCCCGTGAATAAATTCGTGGCGGACTTTATCGGGGAGTCGAATTTCTTCGAAGGCAGGATCAAGTCCGTCTCGAAGGATGAGGCGGTGGTCCATATCCCTGCATTGAACACGGAATTGAAGGGTTTGCCCATGTCGCGCGATTTCGTAAAAGGCGAGGATGTGGCGGTCTCCGTCCGCCCGGAGAAGATCCGGATCGTCGAGAACAACGCTAAAGTGGACGGGTTGTTCCAGGCGAAAGTGCTTACCTCCGTTTATATCGGCTCCGACACTCATGTCTATGTGGACCTTGAAGGCATCCGATTGAAGGTCATGGAGCAGAATCGCATCTCCCGCCTCGATCCCTCCTCGTTCTATTCGAAAGACCAGGTGGTCACATTGATGTTCATGCCCGAAAATACCCTTATTCTGAAAAAGGACTGACCATGCTTCAGCGATTTCGCGAAAACAAATCGATGCAGGGTACTTTTCTCGCGCTTCCCACGACGTTGTGGCTGTTCGTGCTGCTGATCATTCCCCTGTTCCTGACCCTGGTCGTGAGTTTCGGTCAGCGAAGCCCCGATGGCGACGTGATCTTTTCCTTCGGGCTTCATAATTACATCCGCCTGTTTGGATACAGCACGGATTGCCCGGGTGGACAGACTTCCTGTTTCGACCCGTTGTATGTCAATATTCTCTGGCGTTCGTTGACGCTGGCGTTCAATACAACGGTATGTGTGATCCTGCTTGCCTATCCGCTGGCGTATTTTATCGCCCGAGCGCACCCGAAACGGCGGAATATGTTCCTGTTCATGGTCTTGATTCCACTGTGGACGAATTTCGTCATCCGCGTGTATGCCTGGATGATGCTGCTCCGCAAGGAGGGCGCGATCAATATCGTGCTCGGCTGGTTTGCAAACCTTCTGGGGTTGGATTTCACGCCGCTCGAGATGCTCTACACTCCCGGCGCTGTTTTGGTGGGCATGGTGTACGAATTCCTGCCATTCATGATCCTGCCGATTTATACCTCGTTGGAGAAGATCGATAATTCGCTTTATGAAGCTGCCGCGGACCTCGGCGCGAACGCGTTCAAGACCCTGCTGCGGGTCACCCTTCCGCTCTCGATGCCCGGGGTGGTGGCAGGGACCATTCTGGTCTTCATCCCTGTCATGGGGACCTTCATCGTCTCCGACATCCTCGGAGGGCGCCAGGTCATTTTGGTCGGCAACTTAATCCAGCGTCAGTTTCTCGATGCGCGCGATCCGACGTTCGGTTCCGCGGCTTCGCTCATCCTGATGGTGATGACCCTGATCGTCACCTATTTCTATACCCGCAAATTCGGATTTGGGGAGGAGATCGTCGCCGCATGAATCCCGTACACATCCACTACAATAAAAATAGAAAGAGGTGTACGGGATGAATCCATTCAAGCGTTCCCCTCTTGTGATCGCCGCGACGACGCTCGTTTATTTCTTTCTCTATGCGCCGATCGTCATCCTGGTCCTGTATTCCTTCAACGCCTCCCGGGCGAATGTGAAATTCGAAGGTTTCATCACTTCGTTCAGCGACCGCGTCCAAATGGATGGAAGTTTTGTGGAGGCCAGCCCATGCGGTCCCTTCCACTGGTATTGCGATCTTTCGAAGAACAAAGATGTGATCGAAGCGGCGGGCAACACACTGACCATCGCCTTTACGGCTACGATTGTGGCAACCGTCATCGGTACGATGGCGGCGCTCGCGCTTCAACGATATGATTTCAAGATCAAACCTTTCTCCCAGCTTTCCCTTTACATTCCAATCGTCATCCCCGAGATCGTGATGGGAATCGGAATTCTGACCCTTTTCAGCCAGTCATTTGGGTGGTTAAATCAAGCCCTGAACCTGACCGGAGACTCCCGACTGGCACTCGGCATTGGCACGGTGACCGTCAGCCATATCGCCTTCATGGTCCCCTTCGTGACCCTCGTCGTCCAGGCTCGTTTGCAGGGCTTCGATAAATCATATGAAGAAGCCGCCATGGACCTGGGTGCAAATGAATGGACGACCTTCTGGCGGATCACATTTCCCATGATCCTTCCGGGTGTGCTTTCGGGCGCGCTGCTGGCTTTCACGCTCTCATTGGATGATTTCGTCATCACCTTCTTCACGAACGGACCCGGCTCGACCACCCTGCCGATCTATGTGTATGGCTTGTTACGGCGCATCATCACGCCGCAGGTGAACGCCCTTTCCACAGTATGGATCGCAATTGTTTTTATCGCCGTCTTATTGTTGCAATGGCTTCAGAGTCGCGAAACAAAACCGTCTCATTAATTTTTTTTTTACTGAATCACTGAATATACCTTGCAAATATGCGTTGTCAGCGGTGTTCCTGCCGCCGATTAAAGCCGCTTGGGGAGGGAATTTGTCAGGTTTATGGGAATTACCCTGGTTGATCGCCGGGTATTTTGCGCGGAAACGCGCATTCCAAATTTCACTAAAGGAGAGAAAGATGAAAGGAAAATCACTGTTCAATGTTTTCGCTGTCTTGGCCATCTTCAGTCTCGCGCTAAGCGCCTGCGGCGGGAATGGATCTCCCGAGCAGCCGGCTGGCGACGGACCCAAGGTCACATCCGCCGGGTTCGAGTGTCCTGAACCCAATCCACGCGTGGAGGTCACATCCACTGAGCTCAACCTATTCGTGTGGACGGAATACTTCCCGCAGGATATGCTGGAATGTTTCGAGCTGGTCTACGGCATCACGCTCAACCGCGATGAATATTCATCCAATGAGGAAATGTATGCCAAGGTTTCGGCCGGAGGTACCGCGTACGACCTCGTCCAGCCGACCGATTACATCGTCCCGCTCATGATCCGTCAGGGATTGGTGCAGGAACTGGATCATGCTCAGCTTCCAAATATGAAGAATATCGATTCGAATTGGATGGACCAGCCTTTCGACCCTGGTAATAAGTATTCCCTTCCATACCTGGCAGGTACAGATGCGATCGTCGTGAACACTGCAACGGTCGAAACCATCCCCACATCCTGGGCGGACCTGTGGAATCCCGAATACGCGGGGCGCATGGTATTCATTGATGATTCCCGCGCGACGATCGGGCTTACCCTGGTCACGCTCGGTTATGATCCCAACACGACCAATCCGGATGAGCTGGAAGAAGCCAAGAACAAATTGCTTGAACTGGTCCCGAACATCAAACTGTTCGACAGCGACAGTCCCAAGACCGCTTTGATCGCGGGCGATGTCGACCTTGGCATGGTATGGACGGGCGAGGCGTTCATCGCGAATCAGGAAAACCCGGATATTCAGTATATTTATCCTGAGGAAGGTCCGGTGCTCTGGCAGGATAACTGGCTCATTCTGAAGGATTCATCCCATCTGGACGCTGTATACGCCTGGCTGAACTACACCATGCAGGGAGATGTTTTCTGGCTGACGATCCGTGATTTCCAGTACACCAATCCCAACCAGGCAGCATTGGATTACGCCAAAGCAAACGAGCCGGATGTCTACAACGCCTACGCCGATTCGCCGATCACCAACCCGCCACCTGAGGTGGTCGCCAAGGGGTTTGGCATCGAGGATGTCGGTGAAGCCACGCCGCTTTATGACAACATCTGGGTGGAAGTAAAGGGCGGCAACTAACACCCGAACAGCATCATTGAACACAGACCCTGGCGCAATAGCCAGGGTCTGTGTATTTGGGGAATATTGGCAATAACCAAACAGGTAAAATTTCAATCATAATTATAACGAATTATTATAAAATTATTGACAATTAATAAAAATCGTTATAATATAGTGTTGTGGAAAGCAATATCGGCAACACCCCCCGCGACAAACTCGACGATATCGACCGCCATATTATAAACGCACTTCGGACCGATGGGCGGGTGGCATTTGCCCAGATCGCCGAACAGCTTAATGTCTCGCCCGGCATGATCCGCCAGCGTTATAACCGCCTGGTCGATCTTGGTTATCTCAAAGTTGTGGCGGTGACCAACCCCATGTTGATGGGCAAACGCACAATGGCGATGGTCGGTATCCGCACAGATGGCCGCAAGATGATGGATGTGGCAAACAAGCTCGCCAGGTTCGATGAGGTCGTTTATATCGTCGCCACCAGCGGCGGCTATGACCTGATGCTCGAAGTTTTCTGCCGCGATAACGAAGACCTGCTCACCTTCATGACCGAAAAGCTCGCCAAGGTGGACGGAGTCCGCGAGACGGAATCCTTTATCTATTTGAAGATCGTCAAGGAGATTTATTTCTGACGGATATCCGCCTCAATATGGACCTCGAGCCTGTTGTGGCATAGACAAAACTTGTCTGTCCCGGGAATTATTCCCTCGTGCAGAGCCAATCGAAAGGTTATATGAAAGTCCTTGTTCGTGTGACGAAGACCGTGGGGGACTTGTTCATAAGGATGTGTATTACCACTTCCCTGATGATTTACGTTTTTCCCGGGAATATGGCTGACGAAAATAGTCGTTACCGGTAGTTACAGTCTGCTCCGCCGCAAATCGCGGCGGGATTCATTTATCATGTCAATCTAACTCGCATGGACGCGGGTTATAAAACAAATGGAGAATAAAATCTCATGAAAGTATTGCTCGTCGGTGTTGGAGGCGTAGGCGAGGCGATCGCGGCCATTGCCAAACCGCGCAAGTGGATGGAATTGATGGTTCTGGCGGATTACAACGTCAAGCGCGCCGAAGAGGTGCAGAAAAAACTTGGCGACCCCAAACGTTTCCCGGTCGAATTCATCGATGCGGGTAAACAGGCGGATATCGAAGCGCTTGCGAAGAAATATGGGGTGGACCTGATCATGAACGCAGTCGACCCTGTATTCAACAAACAGATCTTCGACGCCGCATTTAATGTCGGTGCGACCTACATGGACATGGCGATGACGCTCTCCGAGCCGCACCCAACCGACCCATTCAATCAACCTGGCATCAA
This portion of the Anaerolineales bacterium genome encodes:
- a CDS encoding Lrp/AsnC family transcriptional regulator; translated protein: MYEFDKIDIKIVNLLLEDGRMSASEMARRMGDISERAIRYRVDKMIEEGVIQISAVVNPEALGYNIKADVWLEVEADTVLDVARKMTSFENVTYVACGIGQNDISIQVVAKDTSEIYHFVTEVVRKVPGVRKTTTSIVPIILKDVYQWRVPERIAKELPENETVTASK
- a CDS encoding CoA-acylating methylmalonate-semialdehyde dehydrogenase, encoding MEILNYINGEWVKPNVKEHVDVINPATGHVIAKTPLGTKADVDAAAKAASEAFASWRRTPVNDRVQYLFKLRNLMRENGDKIAELITNECGKTFEEAKAEMVRAYENVEVACGMPHMSKGEFVEDIAPGIDEIMIRQPVGVCATIAPFNFPGMIPFWYLPYALAAGNTYIVKPSEKVPMTMQFIFKLIEQVGFPKGVVNMVNGAKETVDGILEHPAIRAITFVGSTNVAKYIYSTAAAHGKRVQAQGGAKNPVIILPDADMEMATKIVADSAFGCAGQRCLAVSLVVTVAEAKNEFTELICDAASSRVVGYGMDSGVQMGPVINTASMGRIEQLIGLGVKEGAGVPVDGRGTKVKGYEGGSFVRPTILSEVQPGSEIWKTEIFGPVLSLMHVNTIDDAIQLANSGVYGNQASLFTTSGNAARRFRYEVEAGNIGINIGVAAPMAFFPFSGWKDSFFGDMHGQSTDAVEFFTQKKVVVERWPKEWSRKF
- a CDS encoding alpha-galactosidase gives rise to the protein MNIKLSDIEKTKLYKAKEIEIELPETPLRYYRHGWQSWSLAAWTEVSSPLPIQKPHILHPYQTDAVYSLEEDPHGSWLGAVEFSNGKVLILGALSTDTHVFLKANQLQGRSEAGEAEWLCAYGDEDSVFSEYTALLGKRFGITGKPASPRVWCSWYGFYSYITERNLIQTIDLLGDLPFDAIQIDDGWQKDIGDWEPNEKFPSGMAAMADKIKSTGRTAGLWLAPLLISDSSTLFADHEDWVVKDEAGNYVTTGFNVWGHNIYTLDVTHPDVISWLVDLMSRVRRWGFDYIKLDFLYGGAMNGVRHARIPRELAFRNVLGKMREALGEDAYLLTCGVPILPALGLCDAIRIGPDVSHLWEDYLFEYILQNFSTPSARNAIRTVVNRLWLKPLVHVDPDVEYFVEKENELEEEHKSQLQDLALICGFKATSDLPQWMTRQERGKLAGFLRATPKIEKIGRYRYKIDERVVDFSEVVELAKPPRGFASLLRAIIGWAGNFKVIFNLFLSLDNVKKKRRIGMHHLG
- a CDS encoding aspartate aminotransferase family protein; amino-acid sequence: MFGSKTQALQRRALKVAPLGVNSNFRYWGEGITPYVQKAKGGYLWDVDDKKYIDYRMAFGPIILGHSYDEVDQKVIEEIQKGVLFAMTGELEIAVEEMIAEMAPAVEMVRLACSGTEATMHAIRVARAFTGRDLILKFEGNYHGFHDHTLWSTYAPAEAYGNRRSPIPVPASSGIPKSMREFIITLPFNDFEGFERAMRSYGEQIAAVISEPCQGNCAAINPQDGFLELIRKKTEEYGCVFILDEVKTGFRIANGGAQEYYRLKPDLATYAKALGNGYPIAAFGGKKEIMSIIGHGVAQGGTYTNNKPGVAGAYATLNLIKSKPILKTIEKRGQRLMDGLKEIFEENDIPAVFTGYPAMFSFSLGVESVTCQRDWQESDRDLYLNLVEKAIEKGIMPDHDAREPWFLCYSHSDSDLDETLNVYAEIVKEVKK
- a CDS encoding aminotransferase class III-fold pyridoxal phosphate-dependent enzyme, encoding MSKLSTQEIVDLSKEYTFFSWSVQGQVNPIPVEKAEGLYFWDTDGKRYIDFSSQLMNTNIGHQHPKVVKAIQDQAAKLCFVHPGNTTDVRALLGKKLAEVTPGDLKKTFFALGGAEANENAIKIARFYTGRHKILARYRSYHGATHGSISLTGDYRRLAVEPSMPGGVHFLDPFCYRCPFGQKPDSCKRECISHLEEVIKYEGPDKIAAIIMEGVVGSNGIIVPPDDYWPRVRELCDKYGILLISDEVMSGWGRTGKWFAVDNWNVVPDIITTAKGITSGYAPLGAVIVSEKIAKFFDDKYLYAGLTYSGHALSCAAALATIEVYEEDKLIENAALMGKYLGEALEDIKARHVSVGDVRYIGLFSTIELVNNRETKESFSPTVMAEVGKILRQNGLFTFIMANNMGSMVFVVPPLCIKQEQLDEGLSIVENALEVADKQVK
- a CDS encoding aminotransferase class III-fold pyridoxal phosphate-dependent enzyme — translated: MAYDYEDALDYSSRWLDVILRNDFPSVEEAHGIIAESKNNFAEHYNRNWLEYRKSVTEAGDWAAVEWSGSGAVFKDVLGREYLDFLGGFGMMDLGWSHPDVIRTVKAQLDRSPMPSQELLDPLRGVLAKLLASISPGDLKYSWFGASGTEANEAAMKIAKLYTGKTAFIVAVKGFHGKTMGSLSLMGKSDYRAPMGPMYAGQVYHVPFGDADAVEKQLEICDKVGIGVAAVMFEPIQGESGAIVPPDDFWHRVRVVTKKYGVLLIADEVQTGLGRTGRLWGVEHWNVTPDILTVAKSLGGGVMPISAVTTTEEIYRPMMYPNPFMHTTTTGGGALACSAAISAIHVTLRERLWEKAAEKGDYLIEKINELSLQYPQIYEKITGKGLLIGMHFKNPETGYKVAAGLFKRRVVVAGTLTSAQTIRVEPPLVVTREQMDAFLERLEDTLKEIK